One region of Termitidicoccus mucosus genomic DNA includes:
- a CDS encoding InlB B-repeat-containing protein, which produces MIPKNHHPSVRSLPRLAPSMFAALVSGLAFLLHPLAAPAARAAGVTVSSTTSLGAQMGTLTNGGTVSFTGEGVNSVLASSITLTSDPYVLNPGGAQHVTITGNNAVRVFENTGDIDLTLSNITITKGVNMAVNSSAGAVSIKLAGDSTTTTEFLNNGPATANGGAIYGATGIGITGSQGNLLFTGNYANSRGGALFVETGHITINTVITGTFSLANNSSTGAGMAVFTNSGSVTLSGTYGSIIIQGNKGNSNSVLGTNANGGVVINPFVSETFLVTSNSIRGGGGMVFAQIGALNLTANGPAGILIENNFADAAGGVFWLGGNPSTLTANSPAGIQIKNNTAKGNGGAIYINNSNVALTFDAKEGNIVFQGNRHAASAEPNAIFSNGGGGAILIIKGDHDVLFFDPVNSSKGAPTGVPAGSGIAIGSALLKTGAGSVLFSGSSSLLGSGSIGQGALLVNNGALLDMTAAGQSLVLQPGAIIGTYAATGSGAVKAEALDLSGILDAAGTSQLHLAGSATLNNITIRAGLSTGNQSGQVVIDDTAIFIGTGTIDIPSIGSSSGTFNVFSLANGTIPGGAFSPTLLSGGVPYTTGGATVQLSADSKNVQVVLTGTGGGGGPVNVTVTFDPQGGSVSPATKSATPGSPYGPLPTPAKGTDTFGGWWTSAGGAGSQVTASTTVAAAATDHTLYAKWTPYTPPSGPGVTVTATDTLRDQMNTLTGGGSVNFTGDGLNSVLASAVTLTSNTYALNPGGAQHVTISGNNTVRAFDNTGDINLTLSNITITRGVDMAIASTAGAVNITLAAPGAAVEFLNNGPATSHGGAIYGATGISITGTQDNLLFTGNFANSRGSAMYVNGGNLTINTSITGTLSFENNSATAVGGAAYASTGTFVLSGTYGSIVIQGNKSKSNSVIGGDNAIVINPHVTDTFLITSNSVSGGGGVTYSNGPLLLTANGPAGIIVTSNTAGNGGAFYLANATHHITANSPAGIQITNNTATGNGGAIYMNNGGAPLNLNAVAGDIVFQGNKQGGASGTPNAIRANSSGGNPLNISGSHNVLFFDPVYSPSADAGSISKTGDGSVLFSGSNTWRGNTAVSAGALLVNDGALLDTAAAGRSLTLAPGAILGTYATAGSGTIKADALALSGILYATGSASQLHLAGSSTLNSITLFADTHAGDQSGLTVIDNTATFAGTGTVDLQNMAATSGTFNVLRYEAGVIPAGAFSATLLYQGAPYTLNGAAVQLSADSKTVQVVLPGGSASPVTVTLDTDGGTVSPPTLTVTPGTAYGALPVPTKANNTFGGWWTQTGGTGTQVIETTIVGNSSDHTLYAKWTQNPQVVTVTFDAQGGSVSPASQPATVGSAYGTLPVPSKTDHTFNGWFTADTGGTKIEATTTVATATNHTLYAQWTAIPPATTVTVTFDPQGGSVTPPSMTATVGAAYGALPIPVKADNLFGGWFTAPGGGGSQVIASTTVPAGAHTLYAQWTPVPPPAGTTVTFDAQGGMINVMTKPVTPGQIYGPLPAPSKSGSLFAGWWTAPDGGGTQVAPITAVPAGAASHTLHAKWIAAPTAAAADYLVIDLSGGPAAAGYPVRTGATPPGDIAINADCRTTELWLRRVQSGAFQMGSPDTELGRSPDEPRHNVTFTAAYYIGVFEITQRQWQLVMGANPSYHAGDTRPVEGVSYESIRGGAAGAGWPDNDAVDADSFIGKLRAKTGLPLDLPTEAQWEHAARAGATTALNSGQNLSTTPRADAGLDALGRYSLNQDDGQGGSAARHTAAGSYLPNAWGLYDMHGNAREYCLDWYGSLATAAATDPLGAATGTKRVTRGGGWDDAAVDARSAARFSIEPYNDSPGTGLRIASAIPESRPPVLSLSPSATQSVGVAPGTLVFTVTNTGGGSMPWSAEISAGIARWARIASIVNDGDSGTITVDYDANMPGGALRAATLTVTATGADGAAATVTIEQAGNPDPNSGGSGGGAPSLPVLALLAALALLRAVKTRRGAAA; this is translated from the coding sequence ATGATCCCAAAAAACCACCACCCGTCCGTTCGTTCGCTTCCGCGCCTCGCGCCCTCCATGTTTGCCGCGCTGGTGTCAGGACTCGCGTTTTTGCTTCACCCGCTTGCCGCGCCGGCCGCGCGGGCCGCCGGGGTGACTGTCTCCTCAACCACGTCGCTGGGCGCGCAGATGGGCACGCTCACAAACGGCGGCACCGTGTCGTTCACCGGCGAGGGCGTGAACAGCGTGCTCGCATCCTCCATCACGCTCACGTCAGATCCCTACGTGCTTAATCCCGGCGGCGCGCAGCACGTGACGATCACGGGGAACAACGCCGTGCGCGTGTTTGAGAACACCGGCGACATCGACCTCACGCTTTCCAACATCACCATCACCAAGGGCGTGAACATGGCAGTCAACTCCTCCGCGGGCGCCGTGAGCATAAAACTGGCGGGCGACAGCACGACAACGACCGAGTTCCTCAACAACGGCCCTGCCACCGCCAACGGTGGCGCGATCTACGGCGCGACCGGCATCGGCATTACCGGATCACAGGGCAATCTCCTCTTCACGGGCAACTATGCCAACAGTCGCGGCGGCGCGCTGTTTGTGGAAACAGGACACATCACCATCAACACGGTGATCACGGGCACATTCTCACTTGCAAACAACAGCTCCACCGGAGCCGGAATGGCGGTGTTCACCAACAGTGGAAGCGTCACGCTTTCGGGCACCTATGGCTCAATCATCATACAGGGCAACAAGGGCAATTCCAACAGCGTGCTGGGAACCAATGCCAATGGCGGAGTCGTCATCAATCCCTTCGTTTCCGAGACATTTCTCGTCACAAGCAACTCCATCAGGGGCGGCGGCGGCATGGTTTTCGCGCAGATTGGCGCGCTGAACCTCACCGCGAATGGGCCGGCGGGTATCCTCATCGAAAACAATTTCGCCGACGCGGCGGGCGGGGTGTTCTGGCTGGGTGGCAACCCTTCCACCCTCACGGCAAACTCGCCGGCCGGCATCCAAATCAAGAACAACACCGCCAAGGGCAACGGCGGAGCCATATATATCAACAACAGCAATGTGGCCCTGACCTTCGACGCCAAGGAGGGAAACATCGTCTTTCAGGGCAACAGGCACGCTGCCTCGGCGGAGCCCAACGCCATTTTCTCCAACGGCGGCGGCGGGGCCATACTCATCATCAAAGGAGACCACGACGTGCTGTTTTTCGACCCTGTCAACTCCTCCAAGGGCGCGCCCACCGGCGTGCCGGCAGGCTCGGGCATCGCGATCGGGTCCGCCCTCCTCAAAACCGGCGCCGGCTCCGTCCTTTTCAGCGGCAGCAGCTCCTTGCTCGGCTCCGGCTCCATCGGCCAGGGCGCGCTGCTGGTCAACAACGGCGCGCTTCTTGACATGACCGCCGCGGGCCAAAGCCTCGTCCTCCAGCCCGGCGCCATCATCGGCACCTACGCTGCCACGGGCAGCGGCGCGGTCAAGGCCGAGGCCCTCGACCTCTCCGGCATCCTCGACGCCGCCGGCACCTCTCAACTCCATCTCGCCGGCTCGGCCACGCTGAACAACATCACCATCCGCGCCGGACTCTCCACCGGCAACCAGTCCGGCCAGGTTGTCATCGACGACACCGCGATCTTCATCGGCACGGGCACCATTGACATCCCGTCCATCGGGTCGAGCAGCGGCACGTTCAACGTGTTCAGCCTCGCGAACGGCACGATCCCCGGCGGTGCGTTCAGCCCCACTCTTCTCAGCGGAGGCGTCCCCTATACCACCGGCGGCGCGACCGTGCAGCTCTCCGCCGACTCGAAAAACGTGCAGGTGGTTCTCACCGGCACTGGTGGCGGAGGCGGCCCCGTCAACGTCACCGTGACCTTCGATCCACAAGGCGGCTCCGTCTCGCCGGCCACCAAGTCCGCAACCCCCGGCTCGCCCTACGGCCCGCTGCCCACGCCGGCCAAGGGCACCGACACCTTCGGCGGCTGGTGGACGAGCGCCGGCGGCGCCGGCTCGCAAGTCACCGCATCCACCACCGTGGCCGCGGCCGCCACCGACCACACGCTTTACGCCAAGTGGACGCCATACACGCCGCCCTCCGGCCCCGGCGTCACCGTCACCGCGACCGACACGCTGCGCGACCAAATGAACACCCTCACGGGCGGCGGCTCGGTGAATTTCACGGGCGACGGCCTGAACAGCGTGCTGGCGTCCGCCGTCACGCTCACCTCGAACACCTACGCACTCAACCCCGGCGGCGCGCAGCACGTCACCATTTCTGGCAACAACACCGTGCGCGCGTTTGACAACACCGGCGACATCAACCTCACGCTCTCCAACATTACCATCACCAGAGGCGTGGACATGGCCATCGCCTCCACCGCCGGCGCCGTGAACATCACGCTCGCCGCCCCCGGCGCAGCGGTGGAGTTCCTTAACAACGGCCCCGCCACGAGTCACGGCGGCGCGATCTACGGCGCGACCGGCATCAGCATCACCGGCACCCAGGACAATCTCCTGTTCACCGGCAACTTTGCCAACAGTCGCGGCAGCGCGATGTATGTGAACGGTGGGAACCTCACCATCAACACCTCCATCACCGGCACCCTTTCGTTTGAGAACAACAGCGCCACCGCCGTCGGTGGCGCGGCCTATGCGAGCACCGGCACCTTTGTCCTGTCGGGCACCTACGGATCGATTGTCATTCAAGGAAACAAGAGCAAATCCAACAGCGTGATCGGGGGCGACAATGCGATCGTCATCAATCCCCATGTCACCGACACCTTCCTCATCACAAGCAACAGTGTCTCGGGCGGCGGCGGCGTGACCTATTCCAACGGCCCCCTGCTCCTGACGGCAAACGGCCCGGCGGGCATCATCGTCACGAGCAACACCGCGGGCAACGGCGGCGCGTTCTATCTGGCCAACGCGACGCATCACATCACGGCAAACAGCCCGGCGGGCATCCAGATCACAAATAACACAGCCACCGGCAACGGCGGCGCCATCTACATGAACAACGGCGGCGCGCCGCTGAACCTCAACGCCGTCGCGGGCGACATTGTTTTCCAAGGCAACAAGCAGGGCGGTGCCTCCGGAACGCCCAACGCCATCCGCGCCAATAGCTCCGGCGGCAACCCGCTCAACATCAGCGGCAGCCACAACGTGCTGTTTTTCGACCCCGTTTATTCGCCCAGCGCCGACGCCGGCTCGATCAGCAAGACCGGCGACGGCTCCGTCCTCTTCAGCGGCAGCAACACTTGGCGCGGCAACACGGCCGTCAGCGCGGGCGCGCTCTTGGTCAACGACGGTGCGCTCCTCGACACCGCCGCCGCCGGGCGCAGCCTCACGCTCGCCCCCGGCGCCATCCTCGGCACCTACGCCACCGCCGGCAGCGGCACCATCAAGGCCGATGCCCTCGCCCTCTCCGGCATCCTTTACGCCACCGGCAGCGCCTCGCAGCTCCACCTCGCCGGCTCGTCCACGCTGAACAGCATCACCCTTTTCGCCGACACCCACGCCGGCGACCAGTCCGGCCTGACCGTCATCGACAACACCGCGACCTTCGCCGGCACGGGCACCGTTGACCTTCAGAACATGGCGGCGACCAGCGGCACGTTTAACGTGCTCCGCTACGAGGCCGGCGTGATCCCCGCCGGCGCATTCAGCGCCACGCTCCTCTACCAAGGCGCGCCCTACACCCTCAACGGCGCCGCCGTGCAGCTTTCCGCCGATTCGAAAACCGTGCAGGTCGTGCTCCCCGGCGGCAGCGCCAGCCCCGTCACCGTCACCCTCGACACGGACGGCGGCACCGTCTCGCCGCCGACCCTGACCGTGACCCCCGGCACCGCCTACGGCGCGCTGCCCGTGCCCACCAAGGCCAACAACACCTTCGGCGGCTGGTGGACGCAAACCGGCGGCACCGGCACGCAAGTCATCGAGACCACCATCGTGGGCAACTCCTCCGACCACACCCTCTACGCCAAGTGGACGCAAAACCCGCAGGTTGTCACCGTGACCTTCGACGCGCAGGGCGGCTCCGTCTCGCCGGCCTCCCAGCCCGCGACCGTCGGCTCGGCCTACGGCACGCTGCCCGTGCCGTCCAAAACCGACCACACCTTCAACGGCTGGTTCACCGCCGACACCGGCGGCACGAAGATCGAGGCCACCACCACCGTGGCCACGGCAACCAACCACACCCTCTACGCCCAGTGGACCGCGATCCCGCCCGCCACCACCGTCACCGTGACCTTCGATCCCCAGGGCGGCAGCGTCACGCCTCCAAGCATGACCGCGACCGTCGGCGCCGCCTACGGCGCGCTGCCCATCCCCGTCAAGGCCGACAACCTCTTCGGCGGCTGGTTCACCGCCCCCGGCGGCGGCGGCTCGCAAGTCATCGCCTCCACCACCGTGCCCGCCGGCGCCCACACGCTCTACGCTCAGTGGACCCCGGTTCCGCCGCCCGCCGGCACCACCGTCACCTTCGACGCGCAGGGCGGCATGATCAACGTCATGACCAAGCCCGTGACCCCCGGCCAGATTTATGGCCCGCTGCCCGCCCCCTCGAAGAGCGGCAGCCTCTTCGCCGGCTGGTGGACGGCCCCGGACGGCGGCGGCACGCAAGTCGCCCCGATCACCGCCGTGCCCGCCGGCGCCGCCAGCCACACCCTCCACGCCAAGTGGATCGCGGCCCCGACCGCCGCCGCCGCCGATTACCTCGTGATCGACCTCTCCGGCGGCCCCGCCGCGGCCGGCTACCCCGTGCGCACCGGCGCGACCCCGCCCGGTGACATTGCCATCAACGCCGACTGCCGCACCACCGAGCTCTGGCTGCGCCGTGTCCAGTCCGGCGCCTTCCAGATGGGCTCGCCCGACACCGAGCTTGGCCGCTCCCCCGACGAGCCCCGTCACAACGTCACGTTCACCGCCGCCTATTACATCGGCGTTTTTGAAATCACCCAGAGGCAATGGCAGCTCGTCATGGGCGCCAACCCCTCCTACCACGCCGGCGACACGCGCCCCGTCGAAGGCGTGTCGTATGAAAGCATCCGCGGCGGCGCCGCCGGTGCCGGCTGGCCGGACAACGACGCCGTGGACGCGGACTCGTTCATCGGCAAACTCCGCGCCAAAACCGGCCTGCCCCTCGACCTGCCCACCGAGGCCCAATGGGAGCACGCCGCCCGCGCCGGCGCCACCACCGCGCTCAACAGCGGCCAAAACCTCTCGACCACCCCCAGGGCCGACGCCGGCCTCGACGCGCTCGGCCGCTACTCGCTGAACCAGGACGACGGCCAGGGCGGTTCCGCCGCCAGGCACACCGCCGCCGGCTCCTACCTGCCCAATGCCTGGGGCCTCTACGACATGCACGGCAACGCGCGCGAATACTGCCTCGACTGGTATGGCAGCCTCGCCACGGCGGCGGCGACCGATCCGCTCGGCGCCGCCACCGGCACCAAGCGCGTGACCCGCGGCGGCGGCTGGGACGACGCCGCCGTCGACGCCCGCTCCGCCGCGCGCTTCTCCATCGAGCCCTACAACGACAGCCCCGGCACCGGCCTGCGCATCGCCTCCGCCATCCCGGAGAGCCGTCCTCCCGTGCTCTCGCTCTCCCCGTCCGCCACGCAAAGCGTCGGCGTCGCGCCCGGCACGCTGGTCTTCACCGTGACCAATACCGGCGGCGGCTCCATGCCGTGGTCGGCGGAGATCTCCGCCGGCATCGCCCGCTGGGCGCGCATCGCCTCCATCGTGAACGACGGCGACAGCGGGACCATCACGGTGGACTATGACGCGAACATGCCCGGCGGCGCCCTGCGCGCCGCGACACTTACGGTGACCGCCACCGGCGCGGACGGCGCCGCCGCCACCGTGACCATCGAGCAGGCCGGCAATCCCGACCCCAACAGCGGCGGCTCCGGCGGCGGTGCGCCTTCGCTGCCTGTCCTCGCCCTCCTCGCCGCGCTCGCCCTGCTGCGCGCCGTGAAAACACGGCGCGGAGCCGCCGCCTAG
- a CDS encoding autotransporter outer membrane beta-barrel domain-containing protein, giving the protein MTSKNKPCVRPSLRRPFAASLAGFALCFLTAAPPARAAEVTVSSGTTLRDQLNTLAGGGTVSFTGDGLNNPLQSVITLTSNLYVLNPGGAEHVTIMGRTGVGAFANTGDINLALSSITITRGEGSAIKSSAGTVNLMLAGNGMAELANNTASSHGGAIYGHTGITITGSQGSLRITGNNASGRAGALYAESGNIIIDTVVADTFLLANNTSPYSGGAIYAQGGTVAVSGTYGAIHMRGNVSRGGGGGALGANGTLVVNPSVSGEFLVTSNTAASGAAFYAALDMSITANGAAGIRIENNTATVDGGALWLGSVPHHITANSPAGIHFENNTAAGSGGAIFMNNGGAPLNLDAAQGDIVFQGNKHGAARTPNALYANSAGGNALNITGARDVLFLDPVHSNSADASSISKTGAGSVVFSGTSVWRGNAAVAAGALLVNNGALLDTAAAGRSLSLSPGAVLGTYATAGSGSIKADALALSGILYATGTSQLHLHGAATLNSATIRADVYPGNQSGRTVIHDTATFNGDGIIDLWSIAAASGTFTVFRYEAGVIPAGAFSGTLRYQGNIVGGAGAARVSGSVQLSADQKSVLVTLPGVVSNYVTWTGSTGASWDLTTENWRIGAIAATAAIGDHITFDDTADRQDVTIEGSRLDVSAMLVTGTLDYAFAGSGGVRASDSSIGGGIVAPGGPGIGKLVKDGAGKLSFANAGANTFENGIDWHAGVIAITSGSQLGVGAGAAINLLAAGGTLQASGTVASTLASDIVFAPGAVRSLTVENTGAALTLAGAISGNGGLVITGTGLTGLSGTSTFAGDVILLEGGALALAHDEALGQASNTLVLAGHARLVATGSFATSRGINLGAHDLDFSSATGGELVLAGAAGQLSGSGTIRLAGRLHAAAAGVLGAATNWDIAPGGLLALAGNQSVAGLRNNGAIQFRARGAVLTAASLAGSGTIGMEIDLNGGDANSRLVITGQADGRHYLDITAIGDPGSPRDVDIPLVTFAGGDATFSSNTIVSEDGMNAYEARQNGGNVNLVFAGNSASADVILVTAGALGMDWHYSLDSLRMRMGEVRSAVSPTGLIAGSGEMKGAMGDVWFRTSVYRVEIEPNVVGAAFDQTSYDISAGVDRAFALGNASLLVGGFATMTRSSRDHAANDSKSDSDGIGGGLYASWLAKNGWYLDAVAKYHRYENTIDASNDDRRITRGDYASSALGGSVELGRRFVKRRLWLEPSAQAALAWFDSGEYTATSTTGRSMRIRVDDSTSLQLRGQLRAGADFGRWQPYARVAGVSHTTDGGTIHVTPYEYEPDFSGWRFEAGAGVTLMVDERTIMYLDYEYNKADGYRRPWAVCIGIRRTW; this is encoded by the coding sequence ATGACCTCGAAAAACAAACCCTGCGTCCGCCCGTCCCTGCGCCGCCCGTTCGCCGCGTCGCTGGCGGGATTCGCGCTCTGCTTCCTGACCGCCGCCCCGCCCGCCCGCGCCGCCGAGGTGACCGTCTCCTCCGGCACGACGCTGCGCGACCAGCTGAACACCCTCGCGGGCGGCGGCACGGTGTCGTTCACGGGCGACGGGCTGAACAATCCGCTCCAGTCCGTTATCACGCTCACGTCGAACCTCTACGTGCTCAACCCCGGCGGCGCGGAGCACGTCACTATCATGGGGAGGACCGGTGTGGGCGCGTTTGCGAATACCGGCGACATCAATCTCGCGCTTTCCAGCATTACCATCACCCGCGGCGAGGGCTCGGCCATCAAATCTTCCGCCGGAACGGTGAACCTCATGCTCGCTGGCAATGGCATGGCCGAGCTTGCCAACAACACCGCGTCCTCCCACGGCGGCGCGATTTACGGGCACACCGGCATCACCATCACCGGCTCGCAGGGCAGTCTTCGGATCACGGGCAACAACGCCAGCGGGCGCGCCGGCGCATTGTATGCGGAATCGGGAAACATCATCATCGACACAGTGGTGGCGGACACCTTCTTGCTCGCCAATAACACTTCACCCTACTCCGGCGGCGCCATCTATGCGCAGGGCGGCACCGTCGCGGTTTCGGGAACCTACGGTGCGATCCACATGCGCGGAAATGTGAGCCGGGGCGGCGGTGGCGGCGCGCTGGGTGCCAACGGCACGCTCGTCGTCAACCCCTCTGTCTCAGGGGAGTTCCTCGTCACCAGCAACACCGCGGCCAGCGGTGCCGCGTTTTACGCGGCCCTCGACATGTCCATCACGGCGAACGGAGCGGCAGGCATCCGCATCGAAAACAACACCGCCACCGTTGATGGTGGCGCGCTTTGGTTGGGCAGCGTTCCGCATCACATTACGGCAAACAGCCCGGCGGGCATCCACTTCGAGAACAATACCGCCGCGGGCAGCGGCGGCGCCATCTTCATGAACAACGGCGGCGCGCCGTTGAACCTCGACGCCGCGCAGGGCGACATCGTTTTCCAAGGCAACAAGCATGGCGCCGCGCGCACGCCCAACGCACTCTACGCCAACAGCGCCGGCGGCAACGCCCTAAACATCACCGGCGCGCGCGACGTGCTGTTTCTCGACCCCGTTCATTCCAACAGCGCCGACGCCAGTTCGATCTCCAAGACCGGCGCCGGCTCCGTCGTGTTCAGCGGCACCAGCGTCTGGCGCGGCAACGCCGCCGTCGCCGCCGGCGCGCTCCTCGTGAACAACGGCGCGCTCCTCGACACGGCCGCCGCGGGCAGAAGCCTCTCGCTCTCGCCGGGCGCCGTCCTCGGCACCTACGCCACCGCCGGCAGCGGCTCCATCAAGGCCGACGCGCTCGCCCTCTCCGGCATCCTCTACGCCACCGGCACCTCGCAACTCCACCTCCACGGCGCGGCCACGCTCAACAGCGCCACCATCCGCGCCGACGTTTACCCCGGCAACCAGTCCGGCCGCACCGTCATCCACGACACGGCGACCTTCAACGGCGACGGCATCATCGACCTCTGGTCCATCGCGGCGGCCAGCGGCACGTTCACCGTGTTCCGCTACGAGGCCGGCGTGATCCCCGCCGGCGCGTTCAGCGGCACGCTCCGCTACCAGGGCAACATCGTCGGCGGCGCCGGCGCGGCGCGCGTCTCCGGCTCCGTGCAACTCTCCGCCGACCAGAAAAGCGTGCTGGTCACCCTGCCCGGCGTCGTGAGCAACTACGTCACCTGGACCGGCTCCACCGGCGCGAGCTGGGACCTCACCACGGAAAACTGGAGGATCGGCGCCATTGCCGCCACCGCCGCAATCGGCGACCACATCACCTTCGACGACACCGCGGACCGCCAGGACGTCACCATCGAGGGCTCCCGCCTCGACGTGAGCGCCATGCTCGTCACCGGCACTCTCGACTATGCCTTCGCCGGCAGCGGCGGCGTGCGCGCCTCGGACTCCTCCATCGGCGGCGGCATCGTCGCCCCCGGCGGCCCCGGCATCGGCAAACTCGTGAAGGACGGCGCCGGCAAACTCTCCTTCGCCAACGCCGGCGCCAACACATTTGAGAACGGCATCGACTGGCACGCCGGCGTCATCGCCATCACCAGCGGCAGCCAGCTCGGCGTCGGCGCGGGCGCGGCCATCAACCTCCTCGCCGCCGGCGGCACGCTCCAAGCCTCGGGCACCGTCGCCAGCACGCTCGCCTCGGACATCGTCTTCGCGCCCGGCGCCGTGCGCTCCCTCACCGTGGAAAACACCGGCGCCGCGCTCACCCTCGCCGGCGCCATCAGCGGCAACGGCGGCCTCGTCATCACCGGCACGGGCCTCACCGGGCTCAGCGGCACAAGCACCTTCGCCGGCGATGTGATCCTGCTGGAGGGCGGCGCGCTCGCGCTCGCCCACGACGAGGCGCTTGGCCAGGCCTCCAACACCCTCGTCCTCGCCGGCCACGCCCGCCTCGTCGCCACCGGCAGCTTCGCCACCTCCCGCGGCATCAACCTTGGCGCCCACGATCTCGACTTCTCCAGTGCCACCGGCGGCGAGCTCGTGCTCGCCGGAGCCGCCGGCCAGCTCTCCGGCTCCGGCACGATCAGGCTCGCCGGCAGGCTCCACGCCGCCGCCGCCGGCGTGCTCGGCGCGGCCACGAACTGGGACATCGCCCCCGGCGGCCTCCTCGCCCTCGCCGGCAACCAGTCCGTCGCCGGCCTGCGCAACAATGGCGCGATCCAGTTCCGCGCCCGAGGCGCCGTCCTCACCGCCGCCTCGCTCGCCGGCTCCGGTACCATCGGCATGGAAATCGACCTCAACGGCGGCGACGCCAACAGCCGCCTCGTTATCACCGGCCAGGCCGACGGCCGGCACTACCTCGACATCACCGCCATCGGCGACCCCGGCTCGCCGCGCGACGTGGACATCCCGCTCGTCACCTTTGCCGGCGGCGACGCGACCTTCTCCTCCAACACCATCGTCTCCGAGGACGGCATGAACGCCTACGAGGCCCGCCAGAACGGCGGCAACGTGAACCTCGTCTTCGCCGGCAACAGCGCCTCCGCCGACGTCATCCTCGTCACCGCCGGCGCGCTCGGCATGGACTGGCACTACAGCCTCGACAGCCTGCGCATGCGCATGGGCGAGGTGCGCAGCGCCGTCTCCCCCACCGGCCTCATCGCCGGCAGCGGCGAGATGAAGGGGGCGATGGGCGACGTCTGGTTCCGCACCAGCGTCTATCGCGTGGAAATCGAACCGAATGTCGTCGGCGCCGCCTTTGACCAGACCTCCTACGACATTTCCGCGGGCGTTGACCGCGCCTTTGCCCTGGGCAATGCCTCGCTGCTCGTCGGCGGCTTCGCCACCATGACCCGCTCAAGCCGCGACCACGCCGCCAACGACAGCAAGAGCGACTCCGACGGCATCGGCGGCGGCCTTTACGCCTCCTGGCTGGCCAAAAACGGCTGGTATCTGGACGCCGTCGCGAAATACCACCGCTATGAAAACACCATCGACGCGAGCAACGACGACCGCCGCATCACGCGCGGCGACTACGCCAGCAGCGCCCTCGGCGGCTCCGTCGAGCTTGGCCGCCGCTTCGTAAAAAGACGCCTCTGGCTCGAACCCTCCGCGCAGGCCGCGCTCGCCTGGTTCGACAGCGGCGAATACACCGCCACCAGCACCACGGGCAGGTCCATGCGCATCCGCGTGGACGACTCCACCTCGCTGCAACTGCGCGGGCAGCTCCGCGCCGGCGCCGACTTCGGACGCTGGCAGCCCTACGCGCGCGTCGCCGGGGTCAGCCACACGACGGACGGCGGCACGATCCACGTCACGCCCTACGAATACGAGCCCGATTTTTCCGGCTGGCGTTTCGAGGCCGGCGCCGGCGTGACGTTGATGGTGGACGAACGCACGATCATGTATCTTGATTATGAATACAACAAGGCCGACGGCTACCGGCGCCCCTGGGCGGTGTGCATCGGCATCCGCCGCACCTGGTGA